A genomic region of Vigna radiata var. radiata cultivar VC1973A unplaced genomic scaffold, Vradiata_ver6 scaffold_86, whole genome shotgun sequence contains the following coding sequences:
- the LOC106754231 gene encoding uncharacterized protein At4g28440 — MATTMTKRKPVFVKVDQLKPGTNGHTLTVKVVSSKPVKTVSNRGGRSSVLTARPSRIAECLVGDETGTIIFTARNEQVDLMNAGATLTLRNAKIDMFKGSMRLAVDRWGRIEATEPANFEVKEDNNLSLVEYELVNVVEE, encoded by the exons ATGGCGACAACAATGACGAAACGAAAACCAGTGTTTGTGAAGGTGGATCAACTAAAACCTGGCACCAACGGCCACACGCTGACGGTGAAGGTGGTGAGCTCTAAGCCGGTGAAGACGGTGAGCAACCGCGGCGGTCGATCATCGGTGCTAACTGCGCGACCGTCGCGCATCGCCGAGTGCCTCGTTGGCGACGAAACCGGAACCATAATCTTTACTGCTCGCAACGAACAGG TGGACCTCATGAATGCTGGTGCTACTTTAACTCTGCGTAATGCAAAGATTGACATGTTCAAGGGATCTATGAGGCTTGCGGTTGATAGATGGGGGCGTATTGAAGCCACGGAACCTGCAAATTTTGAAGTTAAAGAGGATAACAATCTTTCTTTAGTTGAATATGAATTAGTTAATGTTGTTGAAGAGTGA
- the LOC106754178 gene encoding protein NUCLEAR FUSION DEFECTIVE 6, chloroplastic/mitochondrial isoform X4 → MASTAGAAARSILRSCSGRRAAFRLGSEAKTGRSRFGVASNKPLSQSTLRCPVELSFCVESMLPYHMATASALMTSMLSVSRRSYGWLPEEGEGS, encoded by the exons ATGGCATCGACCGCCGGCGCCGCTGCCAGATCGATACTCCGATCATGTTCCGGTCGTCGCGCTGCGTTCCGTCTCGGCTCGGAAGCTAAAACTGGTCGCTCTCGGTTCGGCGTTGCTTCCAATAAACCTCTCTCCCAATCAACACTGAG GTGTCCCGTTGAATTGAGCTTTTGTGTGGAATCCATGCTGCCGTACCACATGGCAACTGCTTCCGCTTTGATGACTTCAATGCTCTCTGTGTCTCGTCGCAGCTACGGTTGGCTTCCTGAAG AAGGAGAGGGGTCATGA
- the LOC106754178 gene encoding protein NUCLEAR FUSION DEFECTIVE 6, chloroplastic/mitochondrial isoform X3: MASTAGAAARSILRSCSGRRAAFRLGSEAKTGRSRFGVASNKPLSQSTLRCPVELSFCVESMLPYHMATASALMTSMLSVSRRSYGWLPEDCNDDV; the protein is encoded by the exons ATGGCATCGACCGCCGGCGCCGCTGCCAGATCGATACTCCGATCATGTTCCGGTCGTCGCGCTGCGTTCCGTCTCGGCTCGGAAGCTAAAACTGGTCGCTCTCGGTTCGGCGTTGCTTCCAATAAACCTCTCTCCCAATCAACACTGAG GTGTCCCGTTGAATTGAGCTTTTGTGTGGAATCCATGCTGCCGTACCACATGGCAACTGCTTCCGCTTTGATGACTTCAATGCTCTCTGTGTCTCGTCGCAGCTACGGTTGGCTTCCTGAAG ATTGCAATGATGATGTGTGA
- the LOC106754178 gene encoding protein NUCLEAR FUSION DEFECTIVE 6, chloroplastic/mitochondrial isoform X1, with translation MASTAGAAARSILRSCSGRRAAFRLGSEAKTGRSRFGVASNKPLSQSTLRCPVELSFCVESMLPYHMATASALMTSMLSVSRRSYGWLPEAVRTPFVCRPREDYLKIKKQSWDDMDLF, from the exons ATGGCATCGACCGCCGGCGCCGCTGCCAGATCGATACTCCGATCATGTTCCGGTCGTCGCGCTGCGTTCCGTCTCGGCTCGGAAGCTAAAACTGGTCGCTCTCGGTTCGGCGTTGCTTCCAATAAACCTCTCTCCCAATCAACACTGAG GTGTCCCGTTGAATTGAGCTTTTGTGTGGAATCCATGCTGCCGTACCACATGGCAACTGCTTCCGCTTTGATGACTTCAATGCTCTCTGTGTCTCGTCGCAGCTACGGTTGGCTTCCTGAAG CCGTACGTACTCCTTTTGTTTGTAGGCCAAGAGAAGACTATTTGAAGATCAAGAAGCAAAGTTGGGATGACATGGATCTCTTTTGA
- the LOC106754178 gene encoding protein NUCLEAR FUSION DEFECTIVE 6, chloroplastic/mitochondrial isoform X2 has product MASTAGAAARSILRSCSGRRAAFRLGSEAKTGRSRFGVASNKPLSQSTLRCPVELSFCVESMLPYHMATASALMTSMLSVSRRSYGWLPEGQEKTI; this is encoded by the exons ATGGCATCGACCGCCGGCGCCGCTGCCAGATCGATACTCCGATCATGTTCCGGTCGTCGCGCTGCGTTCCGTCTCGGCTCGGAAGCTAAAACTGGTCGCTCTCGGTTCGGCGTTGCTTCCAATAAACCTCTCTCCCAATCAACACTGAG GTGTCCCGTTGAATTGAGCTTTTGTGTGGAATCCATGCTGCCGTACCACATGGCAACTGCTTCCGCTTTGATGACTTCAATGCTCTCTGTGTCTCGTCGCAGCTACGGTTGGCTTCCTGAAG GCCAAGAGAAGACTATTTGA
- the LOC106754178 gene encoding protein NUCLEAR FUSION DEFECTIVE 6, chloroplastic/mitochondrial isoform X5, translating into MASTAGAAARSILRSCSGRRAAFRLGSEAKTGRSRFGVASNKPLSQSTLRCPVELSFCVESMLPYHMATASALMTSMLSVSRRSYGWLPEGS; encoded by the exons ATGGCATCGACCGCCGGCGCCGCTGCCAGATCGATACTCCGATCATGTTCCGGTCGTCGCGCTGCGTTCCGTCTCGGCTCGGAAGCTAAAACTGGTCGCTCTCGGTTCGGCGTTGCTTCCAATAAACCTCTCTCCCAATCAACACTGAG GTGTCCCGTTGAATTGAGCTTTTGTGTGGAATCCATGCTGCCGTACCACATGGCAACTGCTTCCGCTTTGATGACTTCAATGCTCTCTGTGTCTCGTCGCAGCTACGGTTGGCTTCCTGAAG GTAGCTAA